From a single Paenibacillus sp. FSL R5-0345 genomic region:
- a CDS encoding helix-turn-helix domain-containing protein, translated as MAIKGQKFKNYSDEIKKEAIRLHVEERWTYRKITEHFEIQDQGRVKRWMKKYRELGEFGLLDQRGRRIEYIDQDRYVQKLKRENEMLKKCLEIWMQEVKRTNIESLRTLQKSMPLATCVNSLGSLEVDTTLS; from the coding sequence ATGGCGATTAAAGGACAGAAGTTTAAAAATTACTCAGATGAGATTAAAAAAGAGGCCATTCGTTTACATGTGGAGGAAAGATGGACTTATCGGAAAATTACGGAGCATTTTGAGATACAAGATCAAGGACGGGTAAAGAGATGGATGAAGAAATACCGAGAGCTAGGGGAATTTGGGCTACTAGATCAACGGGGGCGTCGTATTGAATATATCGATCAAGATAGGTATGTTCAAAAGCTCAAACGGGAAAATGAAATGCTAAAAAAGTGTTTGGAAATCTGGATGCAGGAGGTGAAACGCACAAATATAGAGTCATTGAGAACGCTGCAAAAGAGTATGCCGTTAGCAACCTGTGTAAACTCTTTAGGGTCTCTAGAAGTGGATACTACGCTTTCCTGA
- a CDS encoding MepB family protein has protein sequence MRLKKQSSSDIIHSDLLATQELVYNPCNLDCSDLIHETHNAEYGAYMFNLNALSIRFRVAKITPTKIGQFVTLWERTGDGPIQPYDISDPADLFVISTRKENHFGQFLFPKAALANQDILSNKGEGGKRAIRVYPPWDTPTSRQAQKTQKWQLEYFLEIPADKPLDFLRTQMLYGFPLNRTV, from the coding sequence ATGAGACTTAAGAAACAAAGCTCTTCAGATATTATTCATAGTGATCTACTTGCTACCCAGGAACTTGTATATAACCCTTGCAATCTTGATTGCTCTGATCTCATTCATGAAACACACAATGCTGAATATGGTGCGTATATGTTTAATTTAAACGCGCTATCCATTAGATTCCGTGTTGCAAAAATCACACCTACAAAGATCGGGCAGTTTGTGACGTTATGGGAGAGAACTGGAGATGGGCCGATTCAACCTTATGACATATCTGATCCTGCCGATCTCTTCGTTATAAGTACACGCAAGGAAAATCACTTTGGTCAATTTTTATTTCCAAAAGCAGCCCTAGCTAACCAAGATATATTATCTAATAAAGGCGAAGGTGGAAAAAGAGCAATACGTGTGTACCCGCCATGGGATACTCCCACAAGTCGTCAGGCTCAAAAGACACAAAAATGGCAGTTGGAATATTTCTTAGAGATCCCAGCAGATAAGCCACTGGACTTTCTTCGTACGCAAATGCTTTACGGTTTCCCATTAAATCGTACAGTCTGA
- a CDS encoding alkaline phosphatase, with translation MKSPKKHGVKTAIVATAATALFVSNVVITHAPNQANAASSNTRNVILFVGDGMGSAQRNAIRLATVGEKGNLAMDSMPYAGLIHTSSTVPVTDSAASATAYASGVKTYNGAIGMDADKKSVQTIMEYAKSAGKSTGVVTTSQITDATGAAFGAHVEDRSKQSDIALQLLTKSKVDVLLGGGEDFWYPAGNPGTFADEPTEDPSEKSKGTQGNLVEKAKQLGYSYVTNKTDMQKAKSGKLLGLFANEEMFQQKPEGEGDIYNPVVSLPEMTKKAIDTLAANKKGFFLMVEEEGTDEFAHQNNAKMTIKAGQELDKSVQVAKNFAKKNPDTLVLVLADHETGGFSIEAVNAEDESGDGISKEDGPFAIANSKQNFVVDWTTSGHTAVDIPITAMGKNAQLFTGIYENTEVFTKVAQAMGLKVK, from the coding sequence ATGAAATCACCGAAAAAGCACGGCGTTAAGACGGCCATTGTAGCAACTGCAGCAACTGCTCTCTTCGTTTCCAACGTAGTCATTACGCATGCCCCTAATCAAGCCAATGCAGCTTCATCAAACACACGAAATGTGATTCTGTTTGTCGGAGACGGGATGGGAAGTGCCCAGCGCAATGCCATCCGCCTAGCTACAGTAGGTGAAAAAGGAAATCTAGCGATGGATTCTATGCCATATGCCGGACTCATTCATACAAGCTCCACTGTCCCTGTTACAGATTCAGCTGCTTCAGCAACAGCTTATGCCAGCGGAGTCAAGACTTATAACGGAGCCATCGGGATGGATGCAGATAAAAAGTCCGTCCAAACCATTATGGAATATGCAAAATCAGCAGGAAAATCTACAGGTGTTGTAACTACAAGTCAAATTACAGACGCTACAGGCGCTGCCTTCGGCGCTCATGTCGAAGATCGCTCCAAACAAAGTGATATCGCTCTGCAGCTCCTAACCAAGAGCAAAGTTGACGTTCTTCTCGGTGGAGGCGAAGATTTCTGGTATCCGGCAGGAAATCCAGGAACGTTCGCGGATGAGCCTACTGAAGATCCTTCAGAGAAGAGTAAGGGTACTCAAGGTAACCTTGTAGAAAAAGCTAAGCAGCTTGGATATTCCTATGTAACGAACAAAACAGATATGCAAAAGGCGAAAAGCGGCAAGCTTCTCGGGTTATTTGCAAACGAGGAAATGTTCCAGCAAAAGCCAGAGGGTGAAGGAGATATTTATAATCCGGTTGTATCCTTGCCTGAAATGACGAAAAAAGCGATAGACACGCTTGCAGCAAATAAAAAAGGATTTTTCCTGATGGTTGAAGAAGAAGGTACTGACGAATTTGCACACCAAAACAACGCCAAGATGACAATTAAAGCGGGGCAAGAGTTGGATAAATCCGTACAGGTCGCCAAAAATTTTGCTAAAAAAAATCCCGATACCCTTGTCTTAGTTCTCGCTGACCATGAAACAGGTGGGTTCTCTATTGAAGCTGTGAATGCTGAAGATGAGTCAGGCGACGGTATTTCTAAAGAGGATGGTCCGTTTGCCATCGCTAATTCCAAACAGAATTTTGTGGTGGACTGGACGACCTCGGGTCATACAGCAGTAGATATTCCTATTACAGCCATGGGTAAAAATGCTCAGTTGTTTACTGGAATCTACGAAAACACTGAAGTATTTACTAAGGTCGCCCAAGCCATGGGCCTTAAAGTGAAATAA
- a CDS encoding methyltransferase family protein produces the protein MNNLKNILSLILFCIFLISYLMKLVILYKKNHIKGNVLAKGKKLAKIHYTELFVKITTFVWGATWFAFSLAESYIVTLVGEQFDNPVIHFFGVGVAALGCFIFIQAMIAMRTSWRVGIDKTTVTKLITNGIYKFSRNAAFVGFDLMFLGLYLMYPNLLTLIIFLLNIIAIHLLILQEEQHLKSVFGAEYIKYCNRTPRYILF, from the coding sequence ATGAATAATCTAAAAAATATCCTATCTCTCATTCTTTTTTGCATTTTCCTTATTTCTTACCTTATGAAGCTCGTTATCCTATACAAGAAGAACCATATTAAAGGAAATGTATTAGCAAAAGGTAAAAAACTAGCCAAGATTCATTATACCGAGCTATTCGTTAAGATTACCACTTTTGTATGGGGTGCAACGTGGTTTGCGTTCTCCTTAGCTGAGTCATACATAGTTACACTAGTCGGTGAGCAGTTTGATAATCCCGTCATTCACTTTTTCGGGGTTGGGGTAGCGGCCCTCGGATGTTTCATTTTTATTCAAGCAATGATTGCTATGCGCACTTCATGGAGAGTTGGGATTGATAAGACTACTGTAACAAAACTCATCACGAATGGTATATATAAATTTAGCAGAAACGCCGCATTTGTCGGTTTTGATCTCATGTTTCTGGGATTATATCTTATGTACCCAAATCTATTAACACTAATTATATTCCTACTTAACATTATCGCCATACATTTACTTATTCTTCAGGAAGAACAGCACTTAAAGTCCGTATTCGGAGCTGAATATATTAAATATTGTAATCGTACACCTAGATATATTTTATTTTGA
- a CDS encoding cysteine-rich CWC family protein — MDIKNKQVEQRYCPLCKELNYCGADSGGCWCFHTEIPAELLEQVPLELRGKACICQRCVEAFKKHQPEI, encoded by the coding sequence TTGGATATAAAGAATAAACAAGTTGAACAACGGTATTGTCCATTATGTAAAGAATTAAATTATTGTGGTGCTGACAGTGGTGGTTGTTGGTGTTTTCATACGGAAATTCCTGCAGAACTACTAGAACAGGTACCTTTAGAACTGAGAGGCAAAGCCTGTATTTGTCAAAGATGCGTAGAGGCGTTTAAAAAACATCAACCGGAAATTTAA